In the Agrococcus sp. Marseille-Q4369 genome, one interval contains:
- a CDS encoding VOC family protein, translating to MAIARFPTLVIDCPDALALARFYGAMLDWPIVDENDDWVEIKADDGQMLCFQQVEQYAAPEWPGQEHPQQMHLDVDVDDLDDAEAAVVELGATRHEHQPGKTFRVMLDPAGHPFCLCVE from the coding sequence ATGGCCATCGCACGCTTCCCCACCCTCGTCATCGACTGCCCGGATGCGCTCGCGCTCGCGCGCTTCTACGGCGCGATGCTCGACTGGCCGATCGTCGACGAGAACGACGACTGGGTCGAGATCAAGGCCGACGACGGCCAGATGCTCTGCTTCCAGCAGGTCGAGCAGTACGCGGCGCCCGAATGGCCGGGGCAGGAGCACCCGCAGCAGATGCACCTCGACGTCGACGTCGACGACCTCGACGACGCGGAGGCGGCGGTCGTGGAGCTCGGCGCGACGCGGCACGAGCACCAGCCGGGCAAGACCTTCCGCGTCATGCTCGACCCGGCCGGCCACCCCTTCTGCCTCTGCGTCGAGTAG